The genomic DNA GCGTCCCGGGCACCCGGAACCCGCAGAACGGCAACCCGGGCCCGACCCTGTGGCTGCCGAAGGGCGAGAAGGTCCGCTTCATCCTGACTTCGCGTGACGTCATCCACTCCTTCTGGGTGGTGCCGTTCCTCATGAAGCAGGACGTCATTCCGGGCCACACCAACTCCTTCGAGGTGACTCCCAACCAGGAGGGCACCTTCATGGGCAAGTGCGCCGAGCTCTGCGGCGTCGACCACTCCCGGATGCTCTTCAACGTCAAGGTCGTCTCCCCGGAGCGCTACCAGGCGCACCTCAAGGAGCTGGCCAAGAAGGGCCAGACGGGCTACGTGCCGGCCGGTATCGAGCAGACGAACCCGGCCAGGAATGCGGAGACGAACAAACTGTGAGCATTCTCAACGAATCTCAGGGTGCCGCGGCAGCAGACGACTCGTACGAGGACGAGCTGCCGGTCCGGCGCAAGCAGCCGGGAAATGTCGTCGTCAAGTGGATGACCACCACTGACCACAAGACGATCGGCACGATGTACCTGGTCACGTCGTTCGCGTTCTTCTGCATCGGCGGTCTGCTGGCGCTCTTCATGCGCGCCGAGCTGGCCCGTCCCGGCACGCAGATCATGTCGAACGAGCAGTTCAACCAAGCGTTCACGATGCACGGCACGATCATGCTGCTGATGTTCGCGACGCCGCTGTTCGCCGGGTTCGCGAACTGGATCATGCCGCTGCAGATCGGCGCGCCCGACGTGGCGTTCCCGCGGCTGAACATGTTCGCGTACTGGCTGTACCTCTTCGGCTCGATCATCGCGGTGGCCGGCTTCCTCACCCCGCAGGGTGCGGCCGACTTCGGCTGGTTCGCCTACTCCCCGCTCTCGGACGCGGTCCGTTCGCCGGGTGTCGGCGCCGACATGTGGATCATGGGTCTGGCCTTCTCCGGCTTCGGCACGATCCTCGGTTCGGTCAACTTCATCACCACGATCATCTGCATGCGTGCACCTGGTATGACGATGTTCCGCATGCCGATCTTCGTGTGGAACGTCCTGCTGACCGGTGTGCTGGTCCTGCTGGCCTTCCCGGTGCTCGCCGCCGCGCTCTTCGCGCTGGAGGCGGACCGCAAGTTCGGGGCGCATGTATTCGACGCGGCCAACGGCGGCGCACTGCTATGGCAACACCTCTTCTGGTTCTTCGGCCATCCAGAGGTGTACATCATCGCGTTGCCATTCTTCGGAATCATTTCCGAAGTGATTCCGGTGTTCAGCCGGAAGCCGATGTTCGGCTACATCGGCCTGATCAGCGCGACGATCGCCATCGCGGGCCTGTCCGTGACCGTGTGGGCGCACCACATGTACGTCACCGGCGGTGTGCTGTTGCCGTTCTTCTCGTTCATGACGTTCCTCATCGCGGTACCGACCGGTGTGAAGTTCTTCAACTGGATCGGCACGATGTGGAAGGGATCGTTGTCCTTCGAGACACCGATGCTGTGGGCCGTCGGCTTCCTGATCACCTTCACCTTCGGTGGTCTGACCGGCGTCATCCTGGCTTCGCCCCCGATGGACTTCCACGTCTCGGACTCGTACTTCGTCGTCGCGCACTTCCACTACGTCATCTTCGGCACCGTGGTCTTCGCGATGTTCTCCGGATTCCACTTCTGGTGGCCGAAGTTCACCGGCAAGATGCTGGACGAGCGGCTCGGCAAGATGACGTTCTGGACGCTGTTCGTGGGCTTCCACGGCACGTTCCTGGTGCAGCACTGGCTCGGTGCCGAGGGCATGCCGCGTCGTTACGCGGACTATCTCGCCGCCGACGGCTTCACCGCGCTGAACACGATCTCGACGATCTCCTCGTTCCTGCTCGGCCTGTCGATGCTGCCGTTCTTCTACAACGTGTGGAAGACCGCCAAGTACGGCAAGAAGGTCGAGGTCGACGACCCGTGGGGGTACGGCCGTTCGCTGGAGTGGGCGACCTCCTGCCCGCCGCCGCGGCACAACTTCCTCACCCTGCCGCGGATCCGTTCCGAATCCCCGGCGTTCGACCTGCACCATCCGGAGATCTCGGCGCTCGAGCAGCTGGAGCATCACTCCGAGGCTGACAAGGCCCTCGCAGGTGGCAAGGAGGCCGGCAAGTGAAGATCCAGGGCAAGATGTTCCTCTGGCTGAGCGTCTTCATCCTCGCCATGGCAGTGACCTACGGCGTGTGGTCGAAGGAGCCGGCCGGTACCACCGCGCTCGTCCTGGCCTTCGGCCTGAGCGTCATGATCGGCTTCTACCTGGCCTTCACGGCGCAGCGGGTCGACGCCATGGCTCAGGACAACAAGGAAGCCGATGTCGCGGACGAGGCCGGCGAGGTGGGGTTCTTCTCCCCGCACAGCTGGCAGCCGCTCTCGTTGGCCATCGGCGGAGCCCTCGCCTTCATGGGGATCATCTTCGGATGGTGGCTGCTCTACTTCTCGGCCCCGGTCATCATGATCGGCCTGTTCGGCTGGGTCTTCGAGTACTACCGCGGTGAGAACCGCACCCAGTGACACCGCTCCACCTGACGGGGGGCCCGCACTTCTCATGTGAGAGGTGAGGGTCCCCCGTTTGCAGTCACCCGACGCGCTGAAACTGATGAATCTTCTTAGCGTGGTGACCATGAACACGCCGCGAATTCGTCCCGTAGTGAGCTGCACGCTGCTGGTCATGACCCTGGTTGCAGGGGCGACCGCCTGTGGCGGGCCACATGGTCATCCACTCGCCGAACAGCCGTACGACGCGGCGGACGAGATCACCTCCAACGCCCCCGAGGGCGACAAGAAGGCCGATCCCGACAAGCCGCTCGAAGTCACCGCCAGCGGTGACGACGGCCGGATCACGGACGTGGACGCGGTGGACACCGCCGGGCGCCATCTCGCGGGCGAACTCTCGGCCGACGGGCTGCGCTGGCACTCCACCGTCCCGCTCGCGGCCGGCACCCGCTACACCGTCAAGGTCAGTGTCGAGGACGACGACGGCGCTCCGGGCAGTCGTACGCTCTCCTTCGAGACGGCCCCGGCGAAGAAGCTCCTGAATGTCACCTTCGGCCCGCACGCGGGCACCTACGGCGTCGGACAGCCCATTACGGCGGAACTCAGCGCTCCGGTCAAGGACAAGGCCTCCCGGGCCGCCGTGGAGCGGGCGCTGAAGGTCCGTTCCACACCCGCCGTGACGGGCTCCTGGTACTGGGTCGACGACAAGATCCTGCATTACCGCCCGAAGGAGTACTGGCCGGCCCGGGCCACGATCGAGGTCAGCAGCAACATGGCCGGCATCAGGGTCACCAAGGGGCTGTACGGAGCCCCGGCGAAGCCCTTGAAGATCACCACCGGCGACCGTATCGAGGCCATCACCGACGCCGCCGCGCACTCCATGACGGTCAAGCGGAACGGGCAAGTGATCAACACCATTCCGGTGACCACCGGAAGGCCCGGCTTCGACACCCGCAACGGCGTCAAGGTCGTGCTGAGCAAGGAGTACTCCGTACGCATGCGCGGGGAGACCATCGGCATCTCGGAGAATTCCAGCGACGGGTACGACTTGATGGTCTACTACGCGACCCGCGTCACCTGGAGCGGTGAGTACGTGCACGCCGCCCCCTGGTCCACCGGTTCACAGGGGTACGCGAACGTCAGCCACGGCTGTACGGGCATGAGCAACGCGCAGGCCCAGTGGTTCTTCAACACCGTGCGCGAGGGCGACCTCGTCTCGGTCGTCGGCAGCCAGGGCGCCACGATGACGCCGTTCGACAACGGCTACGGCGACTGGAACCTGTCCTGGGCCAAATGGCAGCAGGGCAGCGCCCTGCAGAACAACGCCACCCCGGACGGGTCGACGGTGGAGGCGGCGCGCCTGCGCCCCGAGGTCTGACCGCCCAGGGAGTGCGTGGCCCCTCGAAGGGACGTGCTGCGGCCCGGCCCGCGGTGGAACCGCGGGCCGGGCCGCAGCACGACTCAGGACTGTACGCAGAGCCTGCTGCGCAGCAGGGCGGCCAGTGCGTCCGCGAACTCGACCGGCTCGACCGGAAGGGTCACCGCGGCGTCCGCGCGGCTCCACGTGGCCAGCCAGGCGTCCTGCGGACGCCCGATCAGCAGCAGCACCGGCGGGCAGTGGAAGATCTCGTCCTTGATCTGCCGGCAGACGCCCATGCCGCCCGCCGGGGCCGTCTCGCCGTCCAGCACGCACACGTCGATGCCGCCGTTGTCGAGCGCGGTCAGGACGGCGGGCAGAGTGGCGCACTCCACGAACTCCACCGGTGGCACGTCCGCCGCAGGCCTGCGACCGGCGGCCAACCTCACCTGCTCACGGGTGTTGGCATCGTCGCTGTAGACCAGGACCGTGGCGGTCGGCTGCATTGTTCCTCCGTGACATCTGTGTCTTCGGGGCTCTCGGGGCATGAACCGATGCGCGGATCGTACTCCGACCGACAGCCTGTCAGCACCGGTAATGACACCGATTCGATGGGCCGTTCGGGCAGGACACACCCTGCTGACACACCGAACGGCACCCCCCGGAGTGAGGGCGGGATAAGCGACCGACATAATGTCGGTCGTGGCGACAGCAACGACAGTAGAAACCGGGCACGCGCACCCGTCGGTCAATCGACCGAACCTCACCAGCGTCGGAACCATCATCTGGTTGAGTTCCGAGCTGATGTTCTTCGCGGCCCTCTTCGCGATGTACTTCACCCTCCGATCGGTGATGGGACCCGACCACTGGAAGGAAATGGCTTCCGCCCTGAACTTCCCGTTCTCGGCGACGAACACCACGATCCTGGTGCTCTCCTCCCTCACCTGCCAGCTCGGCGTCTTCGCCGCGGAGCGGGGCGATGTGAAGAAGCTCCGTGCCTGGTTCGTGATCACGTTCGTGATGGGTGCGATCTTCATCGGAGGCCAGGTCTTCGAGTACACCGAGCTGGTGAAGAAGGACGGCCTCTCGCTGTCCTCCGACCCGTACGGCTCGGTGTTCTACCTGACCACCGGCTTCCACGGTCTGCATGTGACAGGCGGTCTCATCGCCTTCCTGCTCGTACTGGGCAGGACATACGCGGCCAAGAGGTTCACCCATGAACAGGCGACCGCTGCCATCGTCGTGTCCTATTACTGGCACTTCGTCGATGTCGTGTGGATCGGCCTCTTCGCCACGATCTACATGATCAAGTAACCGGGCTCGAACCCGAACCACATCCAGCATCGACGCAGAAGATCCTGACACCGGGGTAATCCGTGAAAAAGCTCTCCGCACGACGACGCCATCCGTTGGCGGCGGTCGTCGTACTACTCCTCGCGCTGGCGGCTACCGGGGGGCTGTACGCCGCGTTTGCGCCCGCGAGCAAGGCGCAGGCCGACGACACCGCCCAGTCCCTCGCCATCGATGAGGGCAAGAAGCTGTACTCCGTCGGTTGCGCCAGCTGCCACGGAGCCGGCGGTCAGGGCTCGTCCGACGGGCCGAGCCTGGTCGGCGTGGGCTCCGCCGCCGTCGACTTCCAGGTCGGCACGGGCCGTATGCCGGCCCAGCAGCCGGGTGCCCAGGTACCGAAGAAGAAGGTCATCTACAGCCAGGCCGAGATCGACCAGCTCGCGGCCTATGTCGCGTCGCTCGGCGCCGGCCCGATCGTGCCGACCGAGGACCAGGTCAGCCCTGACGGTGCGGACATCGCCAAGGGTGGCGACCTGTTCCGTACCAACTGCGCGCAGTGCCACAACTTCACCGGCGAGGGCGGTGCCCTGACGAAGGGCAAGTACGCGCCCAGCCTTGAGGGCGTGGACCCGAAGCACATCTACGAGGCCATGCAGACCGGCCCGCAGAGCATGCCGTCCTTCCCCGACTCGACGATGCCCGAGCAGCAGAAGCGGGACATCATCGCGTACGTCAAGACCGTGAACAGCGCCGAGTCCGAGACCCCTGGTGGCCTCAAGCTGGGCGGGCTCGGTCCGGTCAGCGAGGGTCTGTTCGCCTGGATCTTCGGTCTGGGCGCACTCGTCGCAGTTGCCGTTTGGGTCGCGGCCCACACCGCTAAGGCCAAGAAGTCATGAGTAGCCAAGAGAAGATTCCAGAAGAGAACCTGCCCGCTGAGCAGGAAGCCGCGCACGGCGCGGTAGAGGGCGCGGACGACCCGTTCGCCGACCCGGGGCTGCCGGCCCACCGGCCGCGCATCCAGGACATCGACGAACGGGCCGCGAAGCGCTCCGAGCGCACGGTCGCGTTCCTGTTCGTGCTGTCCATGCTGGCGACCATCGGCTTCATCGCCTCGTACGTCATCTTCCCGGTGGACAAGATCGTGTTCATCTGGCCGTTCGGCCATGTGAGCGCGCTCAACTTCTCCCTCGGGCTGACCCTCGGCGTGGCCCTCTTCACCATCGGCGCGGGCGCGGTCCACTGGGCGCGCACCTTGATGTCCGACGAAGAGATCGCCGATGACCGGCACGCCATCGAGGCGGAGCCCGAGGTCAAGGCGAAGGTTCTCGCCGACTTCGCGGCCGGTGCCGAGGAGTCCGCGTTCGGCCGGCGCAAGCTGATCCGCAACACCCTGTTCGGTGCGCTGGCCCTGGTGCCGCTCTCCGGCGTGATGCTGTTGCGCGACCTCGGCCCGCTGCCGGAGAAGAAGCTCCGTCAGACCCTGTGGTCCAAGGGCAAGCAGCTCATCAACATGAACACGATGGAGCCGCTGCGTCCCGAGGACGTCGCCGTCGGTTCGCTGACCTTCGCCATGCCCGAGGGCCTGACGGAGGACGCTCACGACTTCCAGACGCAGATCGCCAAGGCTGCGCTGATGATCATCCGTATCCAGCCGGAGAACATCAAGGACAAGCGCGAGCGCGAGTGGGCCCACGAGGGCATCGTGGCCTTCTCGAAGATCTGCACCCACGTCGGCTGCCCGATCAGCCTGTACGAGCAGCAGACGCACCACGTGCTCTGCCCGTGCCACCAGTCCACCTTCGACCTCTCCGACGGCGCCCGCGTCATCTTCGGTCCGGCCGGTCACTCCCTTCCGCAGCTGCGGATCGGTGTGAACAGCGAGGGCAACCTCGAGGCGCTCGGTGACTTCGAAGAGCCCGTCGGTCCTGCATTCTGGGAGCGCGGATGAGTACTGCGACCGACACGAAGCGTAAGGCGCCCGCCGGCGAGCGGGTGGCCGACTGGGCGGACGGCCGGCTCGGGATCTACTCCCTGGCCAAGGCCAACATGCGCAAGATCTTCCCGGACCACTGGTCCTTCATGCTCGGTGAAGTCGCCCTCTACAGCTTCATCATCATCATCCTCACGGGTGTGTATCTGACGCTGTTCTTCCACCCGAGCATGAACGAGGTCGTGTATCACGGCTCGTACGAGCCGATGCAGGGCATCCGGATGTCCGAGGCCTACGCCTCGACGCTGGACATCAGCTTCGACATCCGCGGTGGTCTGCTGGTCCGCCAGATCCACCACTGGGCCGCGCTGATCTTCCTCGCCGCCATGTTCGTGCACATGATGCGCGTCTTCTTCACGGGTGCGTTCCGCAAGCCGCGTGAGATCAACTGGCTGTTCGGCTTCCTGCTGTTCGTGCTGGGTATGTTCACCGGCTTCACGGGCTACTCGCTCCCGGACGACCTGCTCTCGGGTACGGGTGTCCGCTTCACCCAGGGCGCGATCCTGTCCACGCCGATCGTCGGCACGTACATCTCGATGTTCCTGTTCGGCGGAGAGTTCCCCGGCGGCGACTTCGTCGCCCGGTTCTACTCGATCCACATCCTGCTGCTGCCGGGCATCATGCTCGGCCTCGTGGTCGGCCATCTGATCCTGGTCTTCTTCCACAAGCACACGCAGTTCGCGGGTCCCGGCCGCACCAACAAGAACGTCGTCGGTATGCCGCTGCTGCCGATCTACATGGCGAAGGCCGGAGGCTTCTTCTTCCTGGTCTTCGGTGTCATCGCGGTCATCGCGGCGATCGCCTCGATCAACCCGATCTGGGCCATCGGTCCGTACCGTCCGGACCAGGTGTCCACCGGCGCCCAGCCCGACTGGTACATGGGCTTCGCCGAGGGTCTGATCCGAGTGATGCCGGGCTGGGAGATCAACCTCTGGGGTCACACGCTCGTCCTGGGTGTGTTCATCCCGCTGATGGCCTTCGGCCTGGTGCTGGCCGTGATCGCGGTCTACCCGTTCGTCGAGTCCTGGGTCACCGGGGACAAGCGCGAGCACCACATCCTGGACCGCCCGCGCAACGCCCCGACCCGGACGGCCTTCGGCGTCGCCTGGATCACGGAGTACATCATCGTCTTCATCGGCGGTGGTAACGACCTGTGGGCCACGCACTTCCAGCTCTCGCTGAACTCCATCTCGTGGTTCGTCCGGATCTTCATCTTCGTGGGACCGGTCCTGGCGTTCCTCGTCACCAAGCGGATCTGTCTCGGCCTTCAGCGCCGCGACCGGGAGAAGGTGCTGCACGGACGCGAGTCCGGCATCATCAAGCGCCTGCCGCACGGTGAGTTCGTCGAGATCCACGAGCCGCTCAACCCGGCGCAGCTGCACACGCTCACCGCGCACGAGCAGTACAAGCCGGTCGAGATCGGCCCGACGGTCGACGAGAACGGTGTCGAGCGCAAGGTGCCCGCGATGCAGAAGCTGCGGGCCAAGCTCAGCAAGGGTTACTTCGGCGAGCACAACCAGATCGAGAAGCCCACTGCCGAGGAGTACAAGGAGATCACCAGCGGCCACGGCCACCACTGATCGCCTCAACTGATCGCCACAGCGGGAGCCCCGTCCATTCGATGGACGGGGCTCTTTGCCGTCCCGGGCGCTCGATAGGGTGGGGTCCATACCCTTATCGGCTGTGGACCCCCAGGAGCGGACCATGAACGTTGTGACCCCGGTCGGCGGCGACAGCGTGGCGGCTCGTTCCTGGCCCGGCGTACTGAACGCCCTGCTGCGCGGCCAGGACCTGACCGCAGACGACACCGCGTGGGCGATGGACAACATCATGAGCGGCGAGGCGACCGACGTGCAGATCGCCGGTTTCGCCGTCGCCCTGCGGGCCAAGGGCGAGACCGTCGACGAGGTCACCGGACTCGTCCGCGCCATGTACGAGCACGCCACCACGATCCAGGTGCCGGGCCGCACGGTCGACATCGTCGGCACTGGCGGCGACCTCGCCAAGACGGTCAACATCTCCACGATGTCCGCGATCGTCGTCGCGGGCACCGGCGCCAAGGTCGTCAAGCACGGCAACCGCGCCTCCTCCTCGGCCAGTGGCGCCTCCGACGTCCTGGAGAAGCTCGGCGTCAATCTGGAGCTGGCCCCGCAGCGCGTCGTCGAGGTGGCGGAGGAGGCGGGTATCACCTTCTGCTTCGCGGTGAAGTTCCACCCCGCCCTGCGGTACGCGGCGCGGGCCCGTAAGGAGCTCGGCGCGCAGACCACGTTCAACATCCTCGGTCCGCTCACCAACCCGGCCCAGGTGCGCTCCCAGGCCATCGGTGTCGCCGATCTGAAGATGGCCCCCATCGTCGCGGGCGTGCTCGCGGCGCGCGGCAACTCGGCACTGGTCTTCCGCGGCGACGACGGTCTGGACGAGCTGACGACCACGGCGACCTCCCGGATCTGGGTGGTCCGGGACGGCGAGGTGCGCGAGGAGGCCTTCGACCCGCGCGACGTCGGCCTCGAGCTGGTCCCCGTCGAGGCGCTGCGCGGCGCCGACGCGTCGTACAACGCGGATGTGGCCCGCCGGCTGCTGGCCGGTGAGACCGGTCCGGTACGCGAAGCGGTGCTGCTGAACTCGGCGGCGGCGCTGGTGGCGCTGGACCCGGGTGAGGGCACGTTGAACGAGCAGCTGGCCGCCGGGATCGCCAAGGCCGCCGAGTCCATCGACTCGGGTGCGGCCCGGGCGGCACTCGAGCGCTGGGTGACGGTCAGCAACGCCTGACCGAACGGGAAATGCCGACCGGGGCGCAGTCCAGATCTTGGACTGCGCCTTGCGCGTCGACGCACGTATGGCAAGATGCTGCGCAGGTCATGAGTGACAGCGACTACGGCCCCGGCCCGCTGTCCGGCAACCCTCCGTCCGTGGCGGGGTGCCCCGGGTGAAGACCAGGCCGTAGGCAGCGAGGTCTGCGGCAAGCGCGGACCCCTCGACATCTGTGAATGTCACATCCCTGGGGTCCTGGTCCTCAAGGAGCCTCTTGTGAGCAAGCGAATGCGATAGGGCCCGGTCCGGCCCCTCTCCGCACACCCCTTTTTTCTTCCTCCTGCGCTGCCGCGTACCCGCCGGCGCAGTGAATTCGCCTGCCTCGTACGGGAGTTCGCCATGTCTGTTGTCACCGCTGCCGCTGACCGGTCCATTTGTTCCCCGCTGCCTGTTCTGGGCAAGGACGTGACTGTTCCACTCGTTACCGGCGGAGAAGTCGCCTATGCCGCCCTGGACTACGCGGCCAGTGCCCCGGCCCTGCAGCGGGTGTGGGACGACGTCGCCGCGTACGCCCCGTACTACGGCAGCGTCCACCGCGGCGCCGGCTACCTCTCGCAGCTCTCCACGGACCTGTTCGAGAACAGCCGCAAGACGGTTGCGGAGTTTCTCGGCTGCCGCGCCGGGGACCAGGTGATCTTCACCCGGTCGACGACGGACTCGCTGAACCTGCTGGCCGCGGCGGTCCCCGCCGACTGTCAGGTCTTCGTGTTCGAGACCGAGCACCATGCCTCGCTGCTGCCCTGGCGCGACGCCCGTGTCACCTACCTCGACGCCCCGCGCACCCCGGCCCAGGCCGTCGAGACGCTGGAGCGGGCGCTCGCCGGCCGTGACCCCTACGGCCCTGCGCTGGTCTGCGTCACCGGCGCCTCGAACGTCACCGGTGAGCTGTGGCCGGTGAAGGAGCTGGCCGCCGCCGCCCACGCCCACGGTGCCCGGATCGTGCTCGACGCCGCACAGCTCGCGCCGCACCACCCGGTCGACATCGACGAGCTCGACGTCGACTGGGTCGCCTTCTCCGGGCACAAGCTGTACGCGCCGTTCGGCTCCGGCGTCCTCGCGGGCCGCGCCGACTGGCTGCAGGACGCCGAGCCGTACCTCGCCGGTGGTGGCGCCTCCCGGAAGGTCGCCCGGCGCACCGACGGAGGTGTGGACGTGGAGTGGCACTCCACCGCCGCCCGGCACGAGGCCGGCTCGCCCAATGTCATCGGTGTCTACTCCATCGCCTCCGCCTGCAAGGCGCTCACCGAGGCCGGCTTCGACCGCCTCGTCGCCCGCGAGCAGCAGCTCGTCACCCGTGTCCGGGAGGGCCTCGCCGAGGTCCCCCAGGTCAAGGTGCTGTCGCTGTTCGGCGACGACGCCCCGCGGGTCGGCGTCATCTCCTTCGTGGTGGAGGGCTGGAACAGCTCGCACTTCGCCGCGGCGCTCTCCGCCGAGTACGGCATCGGGGTACGCGACGGACTGTTCTGCGCCCACCCGCTGGTGCGCACCCTGCTCGGCAGCGACCCGCAGGACCCGGGTGAGTGCGGCGCGCCGGAGGCGGAGCCGGGTGAGCGCTCGCTGAACGCGATCCGGGTCAGCTTCGGCGCCGGCACGCCGGACGAGCACATCGAGCGCTTCGTCCGCGCGGTCAAGGAGCTGGTGAGCGAGGGTGCCCAGTGGAAGTACCGCACCGAGGACGGCCGCTGCGTCCCGGACCGGGGCACCGCCCAGGTCTGACCGGCCGGTGGCCGAGGCCGTAATACTTCGGCCGGGGACGGGCAGCTGCCCGTCCCCGGCCGAAGTATTACGCCGTGATGCGGCGTACCTACGCGTCGAGACCGATGGCGAAGGCGGCTTCCAGGTCGTGCTGCGAGTACGTACGGAACGCGACATGCGTGTCGGTGCCCTCGACACCGGGGATCTTGCTGATCCGGCCGGGGATGACATCCGCCAGATCGTCGTGCTTGGCCACCCGGACCATGGCGATCAGGTCGTACGTACCGGTGACCGAGAAGACCTCGCTGACGCTGTCCAGCGCCGCGATGGACTCGGCGATCTCGGGAATCCGGTCCACGCTGGTTTTGATGAGCACGATCGCGGTGATCACGGCTGGCTTTCTCCCTCGGTGGCCGTGGCTGGAGTCTTCACTCTAGCCCCACGGCGGTAGCGCCCCCAGGCGTAGAGGAAGCCGGTGGCGAAGCCGACCACATGGGCGAGATAGGCCACCCCCGGTCCGCTGCCCGCGCCCTGCGCCGCCATCCACTGCAGGGCGAACCAGAAGATCAGCACGATCCAGGCGGGAAAGCGCAGCGGCAGGAAGAGCAGGAACGGGAAGAGGCTGGTGACCCGCGCCCGGGGGAACAGGTACAGGAACGCCCCGAGCACCGCGGAGATCGCCCCCGAGGCGCCGACGAGGGTCTGGTCGGAGTCGGCGTGCGCCGCCGCGTACGCGAGCAGGGCGAGGTAGCCGCAGCCGAGGTAGAAGAAGGCGAACTCGGCACGGCCCATCCGCTCCTCGGCCATCGCCCCGAAGACGTACAGGAAGAGCATGTTGCCGAGCAGATGCAGCCAGCTGCCGTGCACGAAGAGCGCGGTCAGCGGGGTGAGCAGGGCATGTGCCGAGCCGCCCCACAGCTCGGTGGGGATCACCCCCCAGCGCTCGAAGTACCCGGCCTGGGCGGCGAGCAGGGTGTCGGCGGTGCCGTACGAGGGATTGAACCCGGAGAGCGGGCTGATCAGGAAAATGGCACAGCACAGGCCGATCAGGGCATACGTCACCGGGGCACCGCCCGCGGTGGCGGCGCGCAGGAGCCTGCCGGTCAGTCCGCCCGTCACAGCCCGCCGTTCGATCATGAACAGAGCATGACGCAAGGTGATGGAACGGGGCAGACCGCCTCGCCGTGTCGATGGGTATGCACAAGGCCGTAGGGTTACAGCAGGACATCCGCAGTTCGACGGCGCACCGCGAGATCCTTGGCAGGCAGCACGACGCTCGACGAAAGAGGACGCAACGATGACGACGGTTCCCCAGCCGACCGACGGGACCCGCTGGCGCTGCACGCTCTGCGGGAATCTCACGCGCTTCGACGTGACGCGTTCGTCCAAGGTTGTCGAATACGTGCATCTCGACCTCGCAGGAGAGGCGACCGTCGAGGAGCGCGAGGTGGTCAGTGAGACCATCGAGTCGGTCCGGTGTCGTTGGTGCAACGCGGTGGACCAGATCGAACTAGTCGACAGGCCGGGTGCCGACTCCTGACGGGGCCGTGCGGACAGACATTTGGGGTGACGGATCGTGGAGCAGCCCGCAAGCGGCGCCGAACCGGCAGCTGGAGCCGGCGACGCCGTCGAGGCGCTCGACCGCCCGCTGCCCGAAGGCGTACGGCGGCGGGTCGTCGCGCTGGTCGCTGACGCGTTCGGTGGCCTCACGGTCACCGAACTCCCGGCCCAGCTGAGGCAGTACGCCCGCTTCACCCCGAGTCGGCGCGCCAAGTTCGCAGGGAACGCGATGGCGGCCGCCCTGGAGAGCGACACACTGTTCCGCCAGCGCATCGGAGAACGGCTCCGGGAGTCCCAGCCCGAGCTGACCGCGGCCGTGGAGGCAGGGGCGCCGCCCGCTGCCGCCGACCCCGTCGATGTGGCCGCGGCAGCCTATGTGCTGCGCCCGGTCGGCTGGGTGAAGCTGGTCGCCGCGGCCGGCGAGGAGGTCCAGCGGGCCGATGCCGAACGGGCCGACGAGGAGAGCCGGCGCGAACTGGAACGGCTGCGCGAGGAACTCGCCCAGGCCCGGACCCAGACCAGGAGCGAGACCGAACGGCTCCGCGGTGAGCTGGACGCGGCCCGCAAGGAAGCCGACGCGCTGCAGCGCAAACTGCGCTCCGCCCTGAACGAGGTCAAGCGCGGTGAGGCCGCGGTGCGCCGCGGCAAGGCCGAGAC from Streptomyces sp. NBC_01707 includes the following:
- a CDS encoding Ig-like domain-containing protein produces the protein MNTPRIRPVVSCTLLVMTLVAGATACGGPHGHPLAEQPYDAADEITSNAPEGDKKADPDKPLEVTASGDDGRITDVDAVDTAGRHLAGELSADGLRWHSTVPLAAGTRYTVKVSVEDDDGAPGSRTLSFETAPAKKLLNVTFGPHAGTYGVGQPITAELSAPVKDKASRAAVERALKVRSTPAVTGSWYWVDDKILHYRPKEYWPARATIEVSSNMAGIRVTKGLYGAPAKPLKITTGDRIEAITDAAAHSMTVKRNGQVINTIPVTTGRPGFDTRNGVKVVLSKEYSVRMRGETIGISENSSDGYDLMVYYATRVTWSGEYVHAAPWSTGSQGYANVSHGCTGMSNAQAQWFFNTVREGDLVSVVGSQGATMTPFDNGYGDWNLSWAKWQQGSALQNNATPDGSTVEAARLRPEV
- a CDS encoding response regulator transcription factor, which translates into the protein MQPTATVLVYSDDANTREQVRLAAGRRPAADVPPVEFVECATLPAVLTALDNGGIDVCVLDGETAPAGGMGVCRQIKDEIFHCPPVLLLIGRPQDAWLATWSRADAAVTLPVEPVEFADALAALLRSRLCVQS
- the ctaD gene encoding cytochrome c oxidase subunit I, whose protein sequence is MSILNESQGAAAADDSYEDELPVRRKQPGNVVVKWMTTTDHKTIGTMYLVTSFAFFCIGGLLALFMRAELARPGTQIMSNEQFNQAFTMHGTIMLLMFATPLFAGFANWIMPLQIGAPDVAFPRLNMFAYWLYLFGSIIAVAGFLTPQGAADFGWFAYSPLSDAVRSPGVGADMWIMGLAFSGFGTILGSVNFITTIICMRAPGMTMFRMPIFVWNVLLTGVLVLLAFPVLAAALFALEADRKFGAHVFDAANGGALLWQHLFWFFGHPEVYIIALPFFGIISEVIPVFSRKPMFGYIGLISATIAIAGLSVTVWAHHMYVTGGVLLPFFSFMTFLIAVPTGVKFFNWIGTMWKGSLSFETPMLWAVGFLITFTFGGLTGVILASPPMDFHVSDSYFVVAHFHYVIFGTVVFAMFSGFHFWWPKFTGKMLDERLGKMTFWTLFVGFHGTFLVQHWLGAEGMPRRYADYLAADGFTALNTISTISSFLLGLSMLPFFYNVWKTAKYGKKVEVDDPWGYGRSLEWATSCPPPRHNFLTLPRIRSESPAFDLHHPEISALEQLEHHSEADKALAGGKEAGK
- a CDS encoding cytochrome c oxidase subunit 4 — encoded protein: MKIQGKMFLWLSVFILAMAVTYGVWSKEPAGTTALVLAFGLSVMIGFYLAFTAQRVDAMAQDNKEADVADEAGEVGFFSPHSWQPLSLAIGGALAFMGIIFGWWLLYFSAPVIMIGLFGWVFEYYRGENRTQ
- a CDS encoding heme-copper oxidase subunit III, yielding MSVVATATTVETGHAHPSVNRPNLTSVGTIIWLSSELMFFAALFAMYFTLRSVMGPDHWKEMASALNFPFSATNTTILVLSSLTCQLGVFAAERGDVKKLRAWFVITFVMGAIFIGGQVFEYTELVKKDGLSLSSDPYGSVFYLTTGFHGLHVTGGLIAFLLVLGRTYAAKRFTHEQATAAIVVSYYWHFVDVVWIGLFATIYMIK
- a CDS encoding c-type cytochrome; amino-acid sequence: MKKLSARRRHPLAAVVVLLLALAATGGLYAAFAPASKAQADDTAQSLAIDEGKKLYSVGCASCHGAGGQGSSDGPSLVGVGSAAVDFQVGTGRMPAQQPGAQVPKKKVIYSQAEIDQLAAYVASLGAGPIVPTEDQVSPDGADIAKGGDLFRTNCAQCHNFTGEGGALTKGKYAPSLEGVDPKHIYEAMQTGPQSMPSFPDSTMPEQQKRDIIAYVKTVNSAESETPGGLKLGGLGPVSEGLFAWIFGLGALVAVAVWVAAHTAKAKKS